The sequence TGTTTACTAAATAAACATGACTAGGATTAATTATCAGAAGGTTTCATTTGATGGGGTGAATGGTTTTATCCTGCTATGGGTTTTAGTCCTACTATCCATGGAGATCTCAATTGAGATCCCAAAACATTCAGGAATTAATATGAATTGTCCCTTTAACACTTTCACAGTCCTGGAGATTCTTCAGTCAAGTGAAACCTCAATCTTCCTTTGTACCTGTAGGAGCAGAAGCAGAGAACGATGGTGTACCTGTCTTCAAATTCTCACGATGGAGAGTAAAGGGTCAGGCTCTCCCGGAGGTTGTAGAGCAATACAAATCAGTGGGGGCCGAGCTAAATGTTCTTCCCTTCTGCTCTCAGTTTATCCCTATGGAAGTCATTGATGCTCCAAAACAtggatctattatctatcatcctTCCATCCTGCCACTACACAGGGGAGCCTCTGCCATTAACTGGTAAGTATTTGAGACTTAAAATTTTATAACATTGTATAGGTCAAACTTACATTCAGTGTAACTTTAGATACTTTGTATAACTTTGGTTGATGGTAACTTTAgtaacctccagagctgcattgaGAATTATGCTCACTTGGGAAAGGCAAATCTATAGGAGGGAGCAAACGCTACTGGGCACCAATGCAATTACACAAATAATCCATACACATTGGAAAGCAGGATTGAAAGATAGTTGTACAATAATGTAATTGTGCTATTATATACAAAttattatactttattatgttatataatGCGTATAGGTTTTATGTATTGACTGCCCTTGGTATGTTTGTGTAGGAAGACAGAAGGCCTAGGTATAGCCCAGGTATCCAAGCCAGCCCCTGAATTTACCTTTCATATCCACAAAAATTTCCTCTTGCAGGACACTGATGCAGGGAGACAAGAAAGGCGGCTTTACTATATTCTGGGCAGATGATGGTCTGGATACGGGAGACATTCTGCTTCAGAAGGAGTGTGAGGTCCTTCCAGATGACACAGTCAATTCAATATACAACAGATTTCTCTTTCCTGAGGGAGTTAAAGGCATGGTCAGTATataatgttttaattaaatttcCAATATTAGAAATACATCGCTGCCTTACAGATCAGCTCATTTGCTGTGTAACCTTACATATAATGTGCGTAATTTTACAAATACCTTGATTTACTGACTTTGCACTGATCTTGAGTCCTTCCATGTTCCAATTTGGCTTGGAAGGCAGACATACTAAAACACAAAGTATATTagaacattaaaaaatatattactaTACAACAGTGAATTTTATTACCTGGACCTACATTAATCATCCTTGCTCATTCCTTCTCTGTAGCTAATGAAAGGTGTCTCTTGCAGGTGGAAGCTGTCCGGCTCATTGCACAAGGCTCAGCTCCGAGAATCCCCCAACCAACTGAAGGAGCCTCATATGATCCAATACAAAAGAAGGAAAATGCAAAGGTCTGTAGAATGATCTGTTATCCTGGTTCTGCTCATTCTTGGTATGATCCACTATAGTGATGCAGAAACAAAGATTCTCCTATACAGATGAAATTGTTGAAATACCCTAACCTTGCAAAAAAAATTTGACCACAGACATATCGAAGCCACATTATCATGGAGCTGCAGCCTAATTTTATTCCAGTAGAAAGGACAGGCATATAGTGGAGTGCAGACCATGTCATTAAAGACCTATCCTTGAGATAGGTTATTTAGGGAAATGTAGCTATGACCAATTAGGTAATAGAATAGCTGGTCCTTACTCTGGTATTCTCTGTCCAAATGTGCAGATTAATTGGGATCAACCAGCCGAAGCAATTCACAATTTTATCAGAGGGAACGACAAGGTGCCCGGAGCCTGGACTGAGGTCAATGGAAATGTAAGTGCAAATCtataaccccccaaaaaaaatatatatatatgttggtcGTGCAGTAAAATAATAATTCTTCAACCACACTGCATGTTATATCCCTACATTTTTTTCCCTCACCCAGAAATTTACCTTTTTTGGTTCCACCTTTACTTCTAATGGACCAAATCCTGATGGAGAACCTCTGGAAATTCCCGGGGTATCAAAACCGGCTGTGGTGACAAAGAATGGCCTGGTGCTTTATGGAAATGATGGGAAAACGGTGAGTgtgtttcttatttttattttgtatgcATTTTTTCTATAGTATTATAGTAAATAAATATATTGCTCCACTGTATCTTACCAAACTATAACAAGCCCCACAGCTGTGTCAGTCATACAGTTTTCTAAGTTACGTTGTGTAACAATTCCTTGTGGTTTGTCATGAGATGATCATACAGATGTATAACTCAAAGGCATGGCCTAAGCAGCAACATCTGATGTTTGCTGCTCTTTAGTAATGGTTGTGTCTGCAGACCATGTGGGGCCCAGGAAAAAGTTATACACAATATCCAGCATGATAAGCTAAACCATTTTCCACACACATTGTTATGGCTATGGTCAGTGTCCTTTATCCATTCACCAATGTTGCTTGTGATAGGTATATGTCTCTGCCGCACACTGGATCACATACACTGGGCTAGATGGCCTAACTTTTGCTCCAGTCTGTTCATAGACCCCTTGCCACTAGAGGACACACTGCTCTACCACAGGCCCATGTCTCACAGGTCTCTGTATTTGACCACAGCTGACTGTGAAGAACATTCAGTTTGAAGATGGTAAAATGATTCCAGCATCTCAGTACTTTAAGTCATCAGACAACACATCCCTACAGCTGTCAAAGGAGGAGCAAGCAATAGCGGATGAAATAAGGGTACGTCAATCCATTACCTTCTGACATGAATCTCCTATAGACCATTAAATAAACAGTATCTTAACCAATTTTATGCTTGTATCTCAGGCTGCATGGAAACGCATCCTCACTAATGTCCCTGAGATTGAAGACTCAACTGATTTCTTTAAGGCCGGTGCAGCATCTATGGATGTAGTAAGGTTGGTTGATGATGACAACATGTATATACTAAATTAGACATCCATATAACCTAGGATTGGTTATGGACTAACACTGGTATTATGTAGGCACTGTGGCCAGTAATAAATACTGTCTGGCCTTCAGCTAGTATAATATATGCACTATGATGTTAACTACACAGTATGGCTGGTATTATAAGTGGTAGGACAACATATGCGCTACAGTTGTCATTATATAAActctatttataataataataattatatatataaatatatatatcattatttgTACACCTTAAAATCTCTCTTGGGGTAGGGAATGTTTTGACTTTTGCAATCGGGCCTTGTGATTTCTATGTACACCCCTGATGATCAGCTATACTCTTTGTGCTGTCATATCTCCAGGCTGGTGGAAGAAGTAAAGCTGAAGTGCAATGGGCTACAGCTTCAGAATGAAGAAGTCTACATGGCCACCAAGTTTGAGGAGTTCATTCAGCTGCTTGTGAGGAGGCTGAGAGGGGAAGGCGCAGAAGAGCAGTTAATCATAGATTATGTAAGGCACCATATCCAAGAAATAGTCAAATACTTAGTCAATATTTAATAAGAATTTTTGTAGCTTTCCTCAGTACCCATTCCCTCAATGGCCGTGAATCATGAAGCTGACATATAGGGAGCTGTCTGTTTCAGTCTTTACTTTCTGAAGCTGTTTTATCTGTCCCTGTACAGGTGGAAATGGACATTAATAACATGAAGATCAAGATTCCTCATCAACTTTTTACCAATGGACAATTTGTAGATGCTGAAGGGGGGAAAACCTATGAAACCATTAACCCCACAGATGGCAATGTAAGTGTTAATTAaaaacagtaaggctgggttcacactgtgttattgcaatcctgcattagtgtgcatccgtttggatcaAAACGAATCTGTTTTTTTaccggacacaaaagtagtgtcagctacgtttttgtgtccgacaaaaaaaacggatccgtttctttttacaatggaagtcaatggaaaaacggatcaaaatggatgcacacaaatgcatcagttttttgcaaaaaacggataaaaaaaacggattgcaaaaacgcagtgtgaacccagccttacttaaaAACTTTCCTTCTTCCTCACTAAACTGCCTTTCCCACAATTATTACGCTGCTCTTTAATATGGAGCATCCTCCTATTTCAGAATAGTTGTCAGGAGTGGAACTCTCCCTGCATTCATCCATATTACCTTTTTCACAGGCTATTTGCAAAGTGTCTCTGGCCCAGGTGTCGGACATCGATAAAGCTGTTGCGGCTGCTAAGGAAGCCTTTGAAAATGGTGAATGGGGCAAAATGAATGCGAGAGATCGAGGCCGTTTGATATACAGGTACTCTGCCATATTCCTGTTATTACTTCTAGGAAATCAGGGCAGGTTTATTGACTATGTGCATGAGTCTTAGATTACACAGGTCACATCAGCTGCTACTGCTGATGGCAGCCCCATAGGTTACACTCATAGCCTGGGaacactataaggctgggttcacacacagtatatttcaggcagtatttggtcctcatgtcaggtcctcatagcaaccaaaaccaggagtggattaaaaacacaggctatgttcacacacagttgaaattgagtggatgaccttattatcttaggatagatatatgtctatcccataACATCcctataacagcaaatatttgcagcAAACAGCaaatataacaaaaatataatagcaaatatttgccattaaatgacggccatccactcaattacaacattatgtgaacagatcctttctgtgtttttaatccactcctggttttggttgctatgaggaccaaatactgcctgaaatatactgtatgtgaacccagcctaaatcttataataattgtatggcagtattatgtagactGTGTACGTCTCTATTATTTGACTACTTTAAGAACAGAGatgttatttggtatggtatggtggtatttggACACTGCATGTTTTCTgagcactgtacagtatactaATATTTTTGCAGTGTAAGGAAATAGCAGTGGCAGTCATGTGTAGCAGTAATAACTGGGCCCTTTATagcatgatcttttttttttttttttttttcaaatactgTAAATGGAGGAAGCTAACAAAAGAGATTACCCATACCCCATAATTTCTGATTTATTTGTCTTTTTCTAGGCTTGCAGACCTTATGGAGGAACACCAGGAAGAGCTGGCTACTATTGAATCCATAGACTCTGGCGCTGTGTATACTTTGGCTTTAAAGACTCATGTGGGGATGTCCATACAGACATTCCGATACTTTGCTGGCTGGTGCGATAAAATTCAGGTGATTGTCAGATGTCCCTAAAGCCTTGACCCTAAAACTACTAATATTGAGTATGTGTCAGCGAACTTGACTTGTAACATCTATAAACCATTGCCAATGTCAATATTGTGCAAACAGAAAATCGGGTAACAAAAGTGCAACCTATGAAGTCTTCTCAGTGTAAGTGATCAAAATATGCTTTAGTGATGCTTTTATCATAGAAAGCGCTATTCTTTCCCTGTTCTGATGCACAGAACTTTGGTTTCATGGAAACTAGAATAATATATGTATACGTCTTACAGGGCTGCACCATTCCAATAAACCAGGCTCGACCAAATCGGAATTTGACCTTTACCAAGAGAGAACCTATTGGGTAAGTGTTACATAAAGAGGTGAATTTAGTGCCCAAGCAAATCAAACACAAGGCTATTACAAGAAAAAACTTTCCTCGCTTGCATGTAGCTGAGGTGGTTAGAAGGTTGTGCTTTAGCATTTTGGCTCCTCAGTGAGTGGCCTTAATGTTTTCCAAATGGTATAGCAACTATATGTACACATATATTAGCATTATTAAACCACCATATTTCAGCCTGTGGGTTGGCATAATACAGAAAGTAACAACTGATGGTAACATTTTCAATTCAGAGTATGTGGTATTGTCATCCCCTGGAACTATCCACTCATGATGTTGGCGTGGAAAACAGCAGCTTGTCTTGCAGCAGGTAACACAGTGGTGCTGAAGCCGGCTCAGGTAAGATATATCTCACATTTCTCCCACAATGCTCAGTTCTGTGAGAACAGGATCAggctaagggtacatgcacactacggattccCAACAAAACATCCTttgtggattccgcagcttgctgCCGCAGCTCGCAGCCAAGCAcatttccgcctgtgccatagactccattctatgcacacgcggattctgctgtctgtccaaagaataaacaggttcgttctttggatggacagcgaaatctgcccaaccatagaatggagtctatggttttccgttgggattccgtagtgtgcatgtaccctaagagAGCATATTGAGAGTTGCAGTTAATATGGAGCAATGACTGAAGTAACCTCAGCAAGAGCTTCATAGGTTGGCTTCTGTAGATGAGCAGCCGCAGCCTGGGATCACTATGTTCAATGCCAAGAGGTGGCCAGAATGGTGCAATGTGCAGCATAATCAGACACTCACTTTCTGGGTTGTTAAATTGTGCTTGTTgtaagatgtatggagaggaataATACCTGTGGTATCTTAATATGTTAAATTAATATACATGAAAAATTTATTCACTTTGTAAACACTTTGCATTACTTTTATTGATCTTCAGTTCCAGCTGAAATATTGACTCTCTGCTGAAATATTGACTCACCAGCCTAGCCCCCCAAACCATTGGTACCGTTCTAATGCTGACAGTAAATCCATCCCGGCCATGTGACTCAAAATCTTCCTGGTGCCATGGTTGGGttgaaaaatgttcttttattcatGAGCAGAGGCGTCAATAAGGCATGGCCTAGGGCATCCATGCCCTAGTCCTGAAACGCCTCCACTCCTCCCCTAGTCTTTAGTTCTGCCCCCGGCTGTATTTCTTCTATTCAGATCTAGTTATAATACTGCTCATGTGCCCGAACAATCGTAAGAGGCACAGGCGCACAAATCCAGACCAAGCTTCTTGTTCTAGGCTACCATGTCTATTGCGCCTGCACTGTCTTTAATAGCGTTCGGGATCTGTCATTTGTGAGGTGCAAGTGGAGCCTGTACCTCTCACAGTACTTGTGCGGCACAAATGACAGATCCTGAACACTAGTGAGAAGGGGGCTCAGGCAACGCAAGCTCAGTCCAGGATCAATAATGCAACATATTGTTGTGGGTTATAGCATTTTTACCATGTGTGATCATGAAGGACTGCTTTCTAATGCAGATACTATAGTGTCCTATGTATAAGCAATGAATTTAGATTTTATAGTTGTCATATTCTGCAGGTGACCCCATTAACAGCTCTGAAGTTTGCTGAATTAACAGTAAAGGCCGGATTTCCTAAAGGAGTTGTTAATATCCTGCCTGGAGCTGGTAGGTACACTAGTGAAATTTGCCACCCTGCCGACAACCCTCAtccctaaaataataaaaataacaagacAAGTTGGGATTCTCCTTTCAAGGAGTATGTAGTAAGCAAGTTACAGGTCACAAGttcagtttttttatgttttacatagGATCTCTTATTGGACAACGTCTGTCTGATCATCCTGATGTCAGGAAAATAGGATTTACAGGATCCACACCCATAGGAAAGCATATTATGAAAAGGTAAATTGGTCGGATTCACACACTGCAATGTTTTAGCCATTTTAGTCTATTGCAGGTCAAAGAAACAGCATTAAAAACGTCTGTGtgcacataggaggcagtattatactagATAGTCGTATTTTACGACTATAGTAGTATATACTACTATATTAGTTACTGTATATTCTTGCACTCAGGACCAGTGTTATGGTAGCTTTACTCATTGAAATAGGTGGTATTTTTTATAGTGGTCATATTCTTGTAATAGTAATTATagtatttttaattttcttttaagaTGGTAGTAGCTTATCCATCCTTAACAGTAAAGCTACATTAACACGTCCAAAGTGCTGACCATAATTGTGCATCCATAGTTGTTCTCAAAGCACTGACCttttcattaaagtgtcactgttgttataactttcaaaatctaaatcagcagtagatgagaaataaagcaaggttgcaatatacattcattattttttgttatcatgctgtaaaacaaagctgaacttgccagaaatccaggtccagtctcctgaaggcagattttctgctgattaaaaaaatagactaaacacaggaattccggccagtacagagagtcaccgctcaatgtgtccatcagtcacatgactgccttctctctgtgagcgctcagatggcctgggatacacaggacttcctgttttctgactgtttcctgttttttgagaaaaaaagtccTTTCCTGCTTTCTCTTGTAGTTGTGCACTGAGTAATGTAAAGAAGGTGTCATTGGAGCTGGGTGGCAAATCTCCTCTCATCATCTTTAAAGACTGTGACCTTGACAAAGCTGTACGGATGGTAAGCCTAATAATACAAATTAAAGGAACAAGGAGGAGCTAATAAAGTcaatgtagtagtggtctgattATTCTACCTTTAGATAACTAGGCGAGCTCCTGAGTTTTATTGTGCAGCTTCCATTTTATTGCACTGGGATAAATGAGCAGGTGTGTTTTGATACGATGACATACTGCaggtatatttttttcttgtCATGTAGGGGATGAGTGCAGTGTTCTTTAATAAAGGTGAAAACTGCATTGCTGCTGGGCGGCTGTTTGTGGAGGACTCCATTCATGATGAGTTTGTGAAGAGAGTGGTAAGTGACCAAATAAAGTGCATGAAGAGTTACGCCTTGTTGCCACATAGCAAATGAAGACATACTGTCGAAACAATATCAGGTGTGCATCATAGTGTGGCCAATGGTTTTGGTTTCATGCTTTTAGCACTATGTGGGATTGTGCACCTTTTGAAGCCCAAAACAGGTGTGGGTCATaatgaataaaataatataaagaaCAGATGCTACTAGGAACACGTTCTCACATTTGCGGCCCTGAATATGacaacattgtgcagctattggtgaAGAGATGGGGGTATAGTTTTGCCCCCCATTTGGACCGCAGCGTGATACTGACACTCCTTAAGTGGAATGGactcaaaaatttaaaaaaaagtagaggTATATGAACACATTGGGGCATGTAACAATGTGTttgcccgttttttttttttttttcctttttttgtctaATACTGAGTTTTTGCAGTGTTTCTTGCGCCAGGACAGGGCATGGTTTCAGATTAGCTACCTTTCTGggctgatttattattattatatatatatatatatatatatatatatatatatgtgattttTGTGCCAAATATTGAGCATGAATTATTAATGTATTTGTACAATAGTAAATTTTATCTCTAATGACCAAATTTTCTATTGTACAGGTGGAAGAGGTAAAAAAGATGAAGATAGGGGACCCACTTGACAGGTCCACAGATCATGGACCCCAGAACCACAAGGCCCACCTAGATAAACTAATTGAGTATTGCCAAACAGGTGTGAAGGAGGGGGCTACCCTGGTGTATGGTGGAAAACAAGTTCCAAGACCAGGTAAGCCCTGTATATTCCCAAAATGCAAGCCCTGAATGCCACAtcagaaccacaactcccagcataccctgccaTTGTCTGGTTAATATGACAATACTGAGACTTGCAGTGCTTCAGCAATCATGCATCAGTAGTCACAATCTATCGACATTATTGATATAATTTGCAGGGTCAGTGACAGGAAATGTCTCTGGGTGGAGGTGACTTCAAGCATTGTATCTTTGAACATTTCTCCAGGCCTCACATCTAATATTCACTGATTCATAGTCTGGGTCAAGATTTTCTGCCAGTATGATTGTATCTGTGCTCCAGGCAGTGGGTATCCAGCCAGGAACCCCATGTGCAGCATTAATGTAGGAAGGGgagagagtcacagagcagctgaggacagaacacaggacggCAGGAATGTACAATGAGCCGGGTGAGACCAGCGTGACACCAAAATCTGCTGTATCGTACTTCCATGTACTGCTGTGccaactgctgctgccctcctTACAGTGGCATAATAATAGCATTATGGAGGAATACTGTCTGATTCCAAAGTAATTTCAGCTGTGACCTATTAGGAGCTGATATTTCATTTTTAAACACTCTGCTTGCTGTAAatcaggtatggggaaccttttggccctccagctgtggcaaaactacaactcctatcatgcctagacagcctttggctgttcaggcattatagtaattgtagttttgcaacagctggatggtccaaggttccccatacctgctGTAAATG is a genomic window of Dendropsophus ebraccatus isolate aDenEbr1 chromosome 4, aDenEbr1.pat, whole genome shotgun sequence containing:
- the ALDH1L1 gene encoding cytosolic 10-formyltetrahydrofolate dehydrogenase, translated to MRIAVIGQSVFGKEVYKELVKEGHQVVGVFTIPDKAGGKPDPLGAEAENDGVPVFKFSRWRVKGQALPEVVEQYKSVGAELNVLPFCSQFIPMEVIDAPKHGSIIYHPSILPLHRGASAINWTLMQGDKKGGFTIFWADDGLDTGDILLQKECEVLPDDTVNSIYNRFLFPEGVKGMVEAVRLIAQGSAPRIPQPTEGASYDPIQKKENAKINWDQPAEAIHNFIRGNDKVPGAWTEVNGNKFTFFGSTFTSNGPNPDGEPLEIPGVSKPAVVTKNGLVLYGNDGKTLTVKNIQFEDGKMIPASQYFKSSDNTSLQLSKEEQAIADEIRAAWKRILTNVPEIEDSTDFFKAGAASMDVVRLVEEVKLKCNGLQLQNEEVYMATKFEEFIQLLVRRLRGEGAEEQLIIDYVEMDINNMKIKIPHQLFTNGQFVDAEGGKTYETINPTDGNAICKVSLAQVSDIDKAVAAAKEAFENGEWGKMNARDRGRLIYRLADLMEEHQEELATIESIDSGAVYTLALKTHVGMSIQTFRYFAGWCDKIQGCTIPINQARPNRNLTFTKREPIGVCGIVIPWNYPLMMLAWKTAACLAAGNTVVLKPAQVTPLTALKFAELTVKAGFPKGVVNILPGAGSLIGQRLSDHPDVRKIGFTGSTPIGKHIMKSCALSNVKKVSLELGGKSPLIIFKDCDLDKAVRMGMSAVFFNKGENCIAAGRLFVEDSIHDEFVKRVVEEVKKMKIGDPLDRSTDHGPQNHKAHLDKLIEYCQTGVKEGATLVYGGKQVPRPGFFFEPTIFTDVEDHMFIAKEESFGPVMIISKFTDGDIDGVLKRANDTEFGLASGVFTKDISKALYVSEKLQAGTVFINTYNKTDVAAPFGGFKQSGFGKDLGEEALNEYLKTKAVTIEY